The following proteins are co-located in the Pochonia chlamydosporia 170 chromosome 6, whole genome shotgun sequence genome:
- a CDS encoding SacI domain and endonuclease/exonuclease/phosphatase family protein (similar to Neosartorya fischeri NRRL 181 XP_001261289.1) yields the protein MEHQQSSWAAQAPAPEKSSELYIRDHPYRSIAIVSSSHALILRYSSSASSDTPHNGSMTSLHSNKSRGAADPHAAKCMVEFAPISSQLLKDYRPLSPRPVYGTLGLIAANGEVFLSVITRAIRAATIRLGETVEKISTVDFYCLSSADYDDVVPLESMEPEFSDAMSTYSSQSGYGQTLGRREVAMEHPCHELRKLLSNGSFYYSTDFDLTNRLQDRSINSNSFDIDNFDDTYLWNSFMIRPLVEFRSRLMPPEREALDSSRILTSAIRGFCKTMTIPQSASPIREPRNGMPSYMSLISRLSCRRAGTRFNSRGIDDDGHVANFVETETIFCSPAGTLFSYVQVRGSVPVFWEQAADLLPGRQKITITRSPEGTQPAFNKHFEDLEHIYGAVHIINLLSDTKPAEVELSTLYRNAIRHSPQSQSSSGSAERALLLETHYDFHAETKGPAGYEAAKDIRRHIEGSTDGFAYFLAEETDDPAEKDPGSNRGRMVVVLQQDGVFRTNCLDCLDRTNLIQTLISQMAVETFLAHRSDYAASDFWMRHSSLWADNGDSLSKIYAGTGALKTSFTRHGKMSLAGAVADMRKSVQRIYHNNFIDPSRQVTIDMLLGRLMGQAPVHLFDPISDYVSIELSKRSDEFTSSRNITIWTGTFNLNGRTDGIGHDLSPWLFGPIADTEQPDIYVVAFQEIVELSPQQIMNSDPSRKHLWEEAVKRTLNQRQAALGGDKYVLLRSGQLVGAALCIFVKTSILNNIKNVEGSVKKTGLSGMAGNKGAVAIRFDYANTHICFVTAHLAAGFSNYDERNRDYATIHHGLRFQRNRGIEDHDAIIWMGDFNYRIGLGLEAAKALIKKRDLATLYENDQLNLQMVAGLSFPFYSEARISFMPTYKFDVGSDTYDSSEKARIPAWTDRILRKGSNLRQLSYDSAPLKFSDHRPVYATFECRVNIVDEETRENISRELYQRRKADVGDPTANLGEGDESDDEDLIGYDSIEPGLPPASSDRQKWWLDNRQPARAQVPVPNGRDGLPMALNPNRPSNPFGQSEEPDWVSVPRPSPGHSSLSSSPYEKVSLPKTMADRAPVQRKQLPPPYDPSRLPAQVGRLRLDDEQSIRGQSDIGKSATPPPPPPPPRRQTANSRPSTSGSTAPSGVHLERTQTLPPLPTTPRSASVASQASQVSQLSQQLASSKSGKSPPPVGKKPAHLATGSPLSKTTTGSTISTSARSDDITPGLPARSESGASQASLHASLARKAVAVAQQQNSSQPPSSIASMAASAKGGVHKGAAGPAGHTNGFNPPLPNRHRQAAAGSSSSVDLLDSINDGGEGIGGWEALQPSTKQ from the exons ATGGAGCACCAACAGAGCTCGTGGGCTGCACAGGCTCCAGCCCCCGAGAAATCGAGCGAACTCTACATAAGAGACCATCCCTACCGATCGATTGCCATTGTATCGTCCTCTCATGCTCTGATTTTGCGATACAGCTCGTCCGCGAGCAGCGATACCCCCCACAATGGGTCGATGACATCTCTCCATTCCAACAAGTCTCGTGGAGCTGCAGACCCCCATGCTGCAAAGTGCATGGTGGAATTTGCCCCGATATCGAGCCAACTGTTGAAAGACTATCGTCCACTGAGTCCTAGACCCGTGTACGGCACCCTGGGCTTGATTGCCGCTAATGGAGAAGTGTTCTTGTCCGTCATCACTCGCGCCATTCGAGCTGCCACTATTCGACTCGGAGAGACTGTGGAAAAGATTTCAACTGTGGACTTTTACTGTCTCAGCAGTGCCGACTATGACGATGTTGTGCCACTGGAATCTATGGAGCCCGAATTCTCCGATGCGATGTCGACATACAGCAGCCAGTCTGGATATGGTCAGACTCTAGGTCGTCGAGAGGTTGCCATGGAGCATCCGTGTCATGAGTTGCGAAAGCTGCTCAGCAATGGTTCGTTCTACTATAGTACTGATTTCGACTTGACAAACAGGCTACAAGATAG atccatcaactccaattcgttcgacattgacaactttgacgacaCATATCTGTGGAATTCATTCATGATTCGTCCACTTGTCGAGTTTCGCTCTCGGCTCATGCCCCCGGAGCGAGAAGCCCTAGACTCTTCACGAATTCTCACATCCGCCATCCGGGGATTCTGCAAAACCATGACCATTCCCCAAAGCGCATCTCCCATACGAGAGCCGAGGAACGGAATGCCAAGCTACATGAGCTTGATTTCACGTCTATCATGTCGAAGAGCCGGCACCCGATTCAACTCCCGTGGTattgatgacgacggccaCGTAGCAAATTTTGTAGAGACGGAAACGATATTCTGCAGCCCTGCCGGCACCTTGTTCTCATATGTCCAAGTTCGAGGGTCAGTACCAGTATTTTGGGAGCAAGCCGCAGACCTACTACCAGGCAGGCAGAAAATTACCATTACAAGATCACCAGAAGGAACTCAGCCCGCGTTTAACAAACACTTCGAAGACTTGGAACACATCTACGGCGCAGTCCACATCATAAACCTGCTAAGCGACACGAAACCTGCCGAAGTCGAGCTGAGCACACTTTACCGCAACGCCATCCGACATTCTCCACAAAGTCAGTCCAGCAGCGGCTCAGCCGAGCGCGCTTTACTTCTCGAGACGCACTACGATTTCCACGCCGAAACCAAAGGGCCCGCTGGATATGAAGCGGCAAAAGACATCCGACGACATATAGAGGGGTCAACAGATGGATTTGCGTACTTCCTCGCAGAGGAAACAGATGACCCGGCTGAAAAAGACCCTGGCAGCAACCGAGGCCGTATGGTAGTCGTGTTGCAACAGGACGGCGTCTTCCGTACCAACTGCTTGGATTGTCTGGACCGAACAAACCTGATCCAGACGCTAATTTCACAAATGGCCGTCGAGACATTCCTAGCCCATCGAAGCGACTACGCCGCATCCGATTTCTGGATGAGGCACTCAAGTCTCTGGGCAGACAATGGTGACTCCCTCTCCAAAATCTACGCAGGAACAGGTGCACTAAAAACATCATTCACTCGACATGGGAAAATGTCCCTGGCTGGTGCCGTGGCAGATATGCGCAAGTCCGTTCAACGCATATACCACAACAACTTTATCGATCCATCCAGACAAGTGACGATTGACATGCTGCTGGGCCGCCTCATGGGACAAGCACCAGTGCACCTCTTCGACCCCATCAGCGACTACGTTTCCATCGAATTATCCAAACGGAGCGACGAATTCACATCGTCCAGAAACATCACCATCTGGACCGGTACATTCAACCTCAATGGTCGCACAGACGGCATAGGCCACGACCTTTCCCCATGGCTATTCGGACCTATCGCAGATACAGAACAGCCAGACATATACGTCGTCGCCTTCCAAGAGATCGTGGAGTTAAGCCCACAGCAAATCATGAACAGCGACCCCTCGAGAAAGCATCTATGGGAAGAAGCCGTTAAGCGCACACTCAACCAACGACAAGCTGCCCTCGGAGGTGATAAGTACGTCCTCTTACGAAGCGGACAACTAGTTGGAGCTGCTTTGTGCATATTTGTAAAAACATCCATATTGAACAATATCAAAAACGTCGAAGGAAGCGTCAAGAAGACTGGTCTTTCAGGGATGGCCGGCAACAAGGGAGCTGTGGCCATTCGGTTTGATTATGCCAACACGCATATTTGCTTTGTCACGGCGCATCTGGCAGCTGGGTTTTCGAATTATGATGAAAGGAACAGAGATTATGCTACGATTCACCATGGTTTGCGGTTTCAAAGGAATAGAGGGATAGAGGATCATG ATGCCATTATTTGGATGGGCGACTTCAACTACCGCATTGGGCTGGGTTTagaagctgccaaggcgcTGATTAAAAAGCGAGACTTGGCGACGCTCTACGAAAATGACCAACTGAATCTCCAGATGGTGGCTGGGCTGTCTTTCCCATTCTACTCTGAGGCCCGCATTAGTTTTATGCCCACGTACAAATTCGACGTAGGATCAGACACCTACGACAGTTC TGAAAAGGCTCGGATCCCAGCATGGACAGACCGTATACTTAGAAAAGGCTCTAATCTGCGCCAATTGTCGTATGACTCGGCGCCGCTCAAATTTTCGGACCACCGCCCGGTCTACGCCACGTTCGAATGCAGAGTCAACATTGTTGACGAAGAAACACGCGAAAATATCAGCCGTGAGCTATATCAACGCCGCAAAGCAGATGTTGGCGACCCTACTGCGAATTTGGGTGAAGGCGACGAGTCAGACGACGAGGACTTGATTGGGTACGATTCCATCGAACCTGGTCTTCCGCCCGCGAGTTCAGACCGTCAGAAGTGGTGGCTGGATAATCGACAGCCCGCGCGTGCCCAAGTGCCGGTGCCCAATGGTCGAGATGGACTCCCAATGGCATTGAATCCAAATCGGCCGTCAAATCCATTTGGTCAAAGTGAAGAGCCCGACTGGGTGTCGGTACCGAGACCGTCTCCAGGCCATTCTAGCCTGTCTAGTTCTCCGTATGAGAAAGTGTCGTTACCGAAGACAATGGCTGATCGGGCGCCGGTGCAAAGGAAGCAGCTTCCGCCACCATACGACCCTTCAAGGTTGCCGGCACAAGTTGGACGGCTGCGATTAGATGATGAGCAGAGCATCCGGGGTCAATCTGACATTGGCAAATCTGCTacgccaccgccgccgccgccgcctcctcgacGACAGACAGCAAATTCGAGACCAAGCACGTCCGGATCTACAGCACCATCCGGCGTCCACCTGGAGAGGACACAGACGCTTCCACCTCTACCCACGACCCCTCGCTCCGCCTCCGTCGCTTCACAAGCATCGCAGGTGTCACAGCTCTCGCAGCAGCTTGCAAGTAGTAAGAGCGGAAAATCTCCCCCTCCAGTAGGCAAGAAGCCCGCCCATCTCGCGACGGGCTCACCTCTATCGAAGACAACAACTGGCTCTACAATAAGCACATCCGCTCGAAGTGACGACATCACACCTGGTCTTCCTGCACGTTCAGAATCTGGCGCATCACAGGCCAGCCTGCATGCATCATTGGCGAGGAAAGCCGTGGCCGtggcacagcagcaaaatTCCTCTCAACCACCATCGTCAATAGCATCAATGGCCGCGAGTGCAAAGGGTGGAGTTCACAAGGGAGCAGCCGGCCCAGCGGGGCACACCAACGGGTTTAATCCTCCACTCCCTAATCGCCACCGGCAGGCGGCTGCAGGATCATCTTCGTCCGTTGACCTGTTAGACTCGATAAATGATGGCGGTGAAGGTATTGGCGGGTGGGAAGCCCTGCAGCCGAGTACCAAACAATAG
- a CDS encoding DEAD/DEAH box helicase (similar to Aspergillus clavatus NRRL 1 XP_001271793.1): MSEFASFGGADEEYASVRKYQAEVETDPDNFESWENYIKSSETLDGGLNRNSSPQALSTFREAYDRFLHKFPLLFGYWKKYADMEFNIAGPESAEMVYERGCACITNSVDLWTDYCSFKMETTHDPQIVRDLFERGASLVGLDFLAHPFWDKYIEYEERQEAQDRIYAIHARIIRIPMHQYARYYERFRNLAHTRPLAEVVPADVLSRFQAEVEAESAAQGSGSRPELEVERDIRAKIDAMYYEVFTATQQEVSKRWTYESEIKRPYFHVTELEHSQLNNWRKYLDFEETEGDFDRAVSLYERCLVTCAFYDEFWFRYARWMAAKDGKDEEVRHIYIRASIFVPISRPGIRMQWAYFEESCGRVDVAADIHAAILMKLPDCVEVVVSWAHLQRRQNGLDAAIQVYRDQIDAPTVDLYTKAALVAEWAQLLWKAKGSAEDARAVFVKNSQWYGDSLVFWEKWFAFELDQSATGEEDKETAERIKNVFDDFRTKSRLPVIIKRELAKTYMNYLVQRGGKDAMAVFLEVDREMFGPASISTKSTSGPKENGTIGGELDEASKRKAEARLLAFYEAHVDPNTAAQGPADFN; encoded by the exons ATGAGTGAATTCGCTTCTTTCGGCGGCGCTGACGAGGAGTATGCCTCGGTGCGCAAGTACCAGGCTGAAGTG GAAACGGACCCCGATAATTTTGAGAGCTGGGAGAATTATATCAAGTCTTCTGAGACTCTGGATGGCGGATTAAATCGCAACTCAAGCCCCCAAGCTTTGTCCACCTTTCGCGAAGCCTACGACCGTTTCCTACACAAATTCCCATTACTATTTGGTTACTGGAAGAAGTATGCGGACATGGAATTCAACATTGCTGGCCCTGAGTCGGCAGAAATG GTCTATGAACGAGGATGTGCATGCATTACCAACTCTGTCGACTTGTGGACCGACTATTGCTCCTTCAAAATGGAGACGACTCACGACCCTCAGATTGTCCGAGA CCTTTTCGAACGTGGAGCAAGCCTGGTTGGTCTTGATTTCCTTGCCCACCCTTTTTGGGATAAGTACATCGAATATGAAGAGAgacaagaagcgcaagaccGCATCTACGCTATTCATGCTCGGATAATTCGCATTCCCATGCACCAGTATGCCCGTTACTATGAGCGTTTCCGCAATCTTGCGCACACTCGCCCGCTGGCTGAAGTAGTGCCAGCTGACGTTCTCAGCCGCTTCCAAGCTGAGGTTGAGGCCGAGTCGGCAGCTCAGGGCAGCGGCTCACGGCCAGAGTTGGAGGTGGAGCGGGATATCAGAGCCAAGATTGACGCCATGTACTATGAAGTCTTTACCGCCACTCAACAGGAAGTATCAAAGAGGTGGACTTATGAATCAGAAATCAAGCGCCCCTACTTTCATGTCACCGAACTGGAGCACTCGCAGCTGAATAATTGGCGCAAATACCTGGACTTTGAGGAAACCGAGGGGGATTTTGACCGCGCAGTTTCTCTCTACGAGCGATGCCTGGTGACGTGTGCCTTCTACGACGAGTTTTGGTTCCGATATGCTCGATGGATGGCTGCAAAGGACGGCAAAGACGAGGAGGTGCGACACATCTACATCCGCGCATCCATTTTCGTGCCAATCAGCAGACCTGGCATCAGAATGCAGTGGGCATATTTCGAGGAGAGCTGCGGGCGAGTTGATGTCGCGGCGGATATTCATGCAGCAATTCTCATGAAGCTACCCGACTGCGTGGAAGTGGTTGTCTCTTGGGCACACCTGCAACGCCGTCAAAACGGACTCGATGCCGCCATTCAAGTGTATCGAGACCAGATTGACGCACCAACAGTCGATCTTTACACCAAAGCCGCGTTGGTGGCAGAGTGGGCTCAGCTGTTGTGGAAGGCCAAGGGCTCCGCCGAGGATGCCAGAGCTGTTTTTGTCAAAAACTCGCAATGGTATGGCGACAGTCTTGTATTTTGGGAGAAGTGGTTTGCTTTCGAGTTGGACCAGTCTGCAACTGGCgaggaagacaaggagaCTGCCGAACGCATTAAGAATGTGTTTGATGATTTCCGTACCAAGAGCAGATTACCTGTCATCATCAAGCGGGAATTGGCCAAGACTTATATGAATTACCTTGTCCAAAGAGGCGGTAAGGATGCCATGGCTGTCTTCCTGGAGGTGGATCGTGAGATGTTTGG ACCTGCCTCAATATCCACCAAATCGACCAGTGGCCCCAAGGAAAATGGCACCATTGGAGGGgagttggatgaagccaGCAAACGGAAGGCTGAGGCAAGATTGCTCGCATTCTACGAAGCCCACGTCGACCCCAACACTGCAGCACAGGGACCTGCAGACTTCAATTAA
- a CDS encoding interferon-induced GTP-binding protein Mx2 (similar to Pyrenophora tritici-repentis Pt-1C-BFP XP_001942068.1), with product MGTAGGTNSLTSPDRLHKIDQLREKNVGTHMPLPQLVVVGDQSSGKSSLLESLTGIPFPNGQGLCTRYATQITHRRDSVQDITVSIIPGPDATDEEKTRLSSYHHSVKDTDELLVKFESILLDVNAAMGIKTKMNPDGNKTFSQDVLKIEKCGPTEDYLTVIDVPGIFRNTEEGVTTERDKTLVLDMVKGYIEQERTIILAVLPSTVDIMTQEILNLAEKYDKSGERTLGVLTKPDLLTERSTKAVVCDLVNGKKRPLNLGYYVVRNRGADEDSQDEMMSRRREDMFKEEPWCNLPPDRVGVIALRERLQELLGQITDRAFPKLRAEARRMLTACKKSLDGLGFSRQTEREQQVYLSDLAGQFQRLVRYALEANYSSHPTLDNEELRLITDIVNITDKFNDNFISASHSHYFQGADKTSISEDSSEYEVPAEADDESNGEYSHQSVELTEGQFPELDSIIDMHCILEKPRGDIMDWIKKMYYRSRGLELTFGPELLASAFKEQSRKWEPLAKTYMSKVILTIHRFIVTILGEICSDTKVLDELKSVLSSDLLDRYQAAMDQAMFLVNIERDTKPYTLHKSFSNALEESSTRRVVHSLGGDGAYVTHHGKRAVLVSNIEGALKTKSNTAKTTELIHDTLEAYYDVAKQRFVDNVSRQAVHHCLLMGPKSPLFLFSEKWVLELDDKKLEAIAGESRLVRDKREQLKKKIHDLESAVEILR from the exons ATGGGTACCGCAGGAGGAACAAACTCCCTCACCAGCCCAGATCGTCTACACAAGATCGATCAACTTCGAGAGAAGAATGTGGGCACTCACATGCCTCTCCCGCAACTCGTAGTTGTTGGCGATCAAAGCTCTGGCAAGTCTTCCCTTCTCGAAAGTCTCACTGGAATTCCCTTCCCAAACGGCCAGGGTCTCTGTACTCGCTACGCTACACAAATCACCCATCGTCGAGATAGTGTGCAGGACATCACTGTCAGCATCATTCCTGGTCCTGATGCTACTGATGAGGAAAAGACTCGTTTGTCTAGTTATCATCACAGTGTGAAGGATACAGATGAGCTCCttgtcaagtttgagtcGATTTTGCTTGAT GTGAATGCTGCCATGGGCATCAAGACGAAAATGAACCCTGATGGAAACAAGACGTTCAGCCAGGATGTGCTCAAGATTGAAAAGTGCGGTCCAACTGAAGACTATTTGACCGTCATTGATGTCCCTGGTATCTTCCGCAACACTGAAGAGGGCGTCACTACTGAGAGGGACAAGACACTGGTtttggacatggtgaaggGGTACATTGAGCAGGAGAGAACCATTATCCTTGCTGTTCTCCCGAGTACTGTTGACATCATGACTCAGGAGATTCTCAACCTGGCTGAGAAGTATGACAAATCTGGGGAACGAACTCTTGGCGTTTTGACCAAGCCTGATCTTTTGACTGAGCGGAGTACCAAGGCTGTTGTTTGCGATTTGGTCaatgggaagaagaggcccCTGAACCTTGGCTATTATGTTGTGCGAAACCGTGGAGCAGATGAGGACAGCCAGGATGAAATGATGTCCCGTCGGCGAGAAGACATGTTCAAGGAGGAACCTTGGTGCAAccttccaccagaccgcGTGGGAGTCATTGCCCTGCGTGAACGTCTGCAAGAGCTTTTGGGTCAGATCACTGATCGAGCTTTTCCCAAGCTTAGAGCTGAAGCCCGCAGGATGCTCACCGCTTGTAAGAAGTCTCTTGATGGCCTCGGATTCTCTCGTCAGACAGAACGTGAGCAGCAAGTATATCTAAGTGATCTTGCTGGACAGTTTCAGCGACTGGTCCGATACGCTCTGGAAGCCAACTACTCTTCCCATCCGACGCTGGACAATGAGGAACTTCGCTTGATCACGGACATTGTCAACATTACGGACAAGTTCAACGATAACTTCATCAGTGCCTCGCATTCTCATTACTTTCAAGGTGCAGACAAGACTTCGATCAGCGAGGATTCTTCCGAGTACGAAGTCCCTGCCGAGGCAGATGACGAATCGAATGGCGAGTATTCCCATCAAAGTGTTGAACTGACGGAGGGCCAGTTTCCAGAGCTCGACTCCATCATTGATATGCACTGTATCCTTGAGAAGCCTCGCGGCGACATCATGGATTGGATCAAGAAAATGTATTATCGCTCACGGGGCTTAGAGCTCACATTTGGTCCCGAGCTTCTTGCCAGCGCATTCAAAGAACAGTCCAGGAAATGGGAGCCTCTAGCTAAGACTTACATGAGCAAAGTCATACTCACTATTCACCGATTTATTGTGACGATTCTTGGCGAAATCTGCTCAGACACAAAGGTTCTGGATGAACTCAAATCCGTGTTGAGCAGCGATCTTCTTGACCGGTATCAGGCTGCAATGGATCAGGCGATGTTCCTAGTCAATATTGAACGGGACACGAAGCCATACACACTGCACAAGTCTTTCAGCAATGCACTTGAGGAGTCTAGCACTCGTCGTGTCGTTCACAGTctcggtggtgatggcgcGTATGTCACTCATCACGGCAAGAGAGCCGTTCTGGTAAGCAATATCGAAGGCGCTCTTAAAACTAAGAGCAATACCGCAAAAACGACAGAGCTTATCCACGACACACTCGAGGCGTATTACGACGTTGCTAAGCAGAGGTTCGTTGACAATGTATCCCGACAGGCTGTACACCACTGCTTGCTGATGGGGCCGAAGAGccctcttttcttgttctctgAGAAATGGGttcttgaacttgatgaCAAGAAACTTGAAGCAATTGCTGGGGAGTCTCGTTTGGTTCGAGATAAACGTGAacagctgaagaagaaaattcACGACCTCGAAAGCGCCGTGGAGATTTTGCGATAG
- a CDS encoding ascorbate peroxidase (similar to Botrytis cinerea B05.10 XP_001553577.1), translating to MASATRQFARVATRTTARNAFAVAPRQAFRQQGRRWYSSEPASQKSSSTWLYLTGAAAAGGLGFWYYTASGSPSAASSKIVNPTKEDYQKVYNEIASRLEEKDDYDDGSFGPVLLRLAWHASGTFDKQTGTGGSNGATMRFAPESDHGANAGLIAARNFLDPVKAKFPWITYSDLWILGGVCAIQEMQGPYIPYRPGRSDRDVSACTPDGRLPDATQGSDHLRNIFYRMGFNDQEIVALSGAHALGRCHADRSGFSGPWTFSPTILTNDFYRLLVEEKWQWKKWNGPKQYEDKTTQTLMMLPTDMVLVQDKKFKTWTEKYAKDNDLFFKDFSAVVTKLFELGVPFAEGTETQRWTMKPTWDES from the exons ATGGCTTCCGCTACTCGTCAATTTGCTCGAGTGGCAACTCGCACAACTGCCCGCAACGCCTTTGCCGTCGCTCCTCGCCAGGCTTTCCGCCAACAGGGTCGCAGATGGTACTCATCTGAGCCTGCCTCCCAGAAGAGTTCGTCCACCTGGCTGTACCTGACTGgtgccgccgctgctggtgGTCTCGGATTTTGGTACTATACTGCCTCTGGTTCCCCTTCTGCCGCTTCCAGCAAGATCGTCAACCCCACCAAGGAGGATTACCAGAAGGTTTACAACGAAATTGCAAGCCGCCTGGAGGAAAAGGACGACTATGACGACGGTAGCTTCGGCCCTGTTCTGCTGCGTCTCGCTTGGCACGCCAGCGGTACCTTTGATAAGCAGACTGGCActggtggcagcaatggTGCCACTATGCGCTTTGCCCCAGAGTCCGATCACGGTGCCAATGCCGGTTTGATTGCTGCTCGAAACTTCCTGGACCCTGTCAAGG CCAAGTTCCCCTGGATTACCTACTCGGACCTCTGGATCCTCGGTGGTGTTTGCGCCATCCAGGAGATGCAGGGTCCTTACATCCCCTACCGACCCGGCCGTTCTGATCGTGATGTCTCTGCCTGCACCCCCGACGGTCGGCTTCCCGATGCCACCCAGGGCTCTGACCACCTCCGCAACATCTTTTATCGCATGGGTTTCAACGATCAGGAGATTGTTGCGCTCTCTGGTGCCCACGCCCTCGGCCGCTGCCACGCTGATCGATCCGGATTCTCTGGCCCCTGGACTTTCTCCCCCACCATCCTGACCAATGACTTCTATCGTCTTCTGGTTGAGGAGAAGTGGCAGTGGAAGAAGTGGAATGGTCCTAAGCAG TATGAGGACAAGACCACACAGACTCTGATGATGCTTCCTACCGACATGGTTCTCGtgcaggacaagaagttCAAGACATGGACCGAGAAGTACGCCAAGGACAACGATTTGTTCTTCAAGGACTTTTCTGCCGTTGTTACTAAACTGTTCGAGTTGGGTGTTCCTTTTGCCGAGGGAACTGAAACCCAGCGAtggacgatgaagccaaCTTGGGACGAGTCCTAA
- a CDS encoding tripeptidyl-peptidase 1 precursor (similar to Pyrenophora tritici-repentis Pt-1C-BFP XP_001931633.1), with translation MLVLETLGALVALSATAVAIPTSKISVVQKLANAPQGWTRHDASVDKTSSMIKLRIHLAQPRMSEFHDLAMKIATPGDKLYGKHLSKEEADKFLAPKPESIQAVQEWLKGAGLGNHAEVDGSGDNILVHASVADVEKLLHAEYSPFVAQDSGEVVMRTLQYSLPDNLKQHIDVVQPTTYFGMKSNRLTQTALRDDKTFSKQASCSNSNPRCLSELYNYGSAKVYSNGRMGLAGFIGQFASKSDLSQFMKSQATQNNTGETFSCVSINNGGCPDNEAGVEANLDTQYARAITQKIPNVFYSTGGSPPTNGSVPDNEPYLEFLNYLLGLSDGDLPNTISISYGDVEYTVPNDYATKCCDLFSKLGARGVSVLVSSGDSGVGGKCPGKKFETAFPAACPWVTTVGGTSRTGPERAWSGSGSGFSEIFAQPSYQADIVNGWLKNDQTHQGQNPYFNASGRAYPDISALATNYPIVVNGGTTGVMGTSASAPVFAGIIQLLNSDRLSSGKKPLGFLNPWLYSSAASALTDITVGSNGGCSSINGKGFQAVKGWDPVTGLGTPNFEKLLKVSQST, from the exons ATGCTTGTTCTCGAAACACTTGGAGCCCTTGTGGCACTTTCGGCAACTGCTGTCGCTATTCCGACTTCCAAGATTAGCGTCGTTCAGAAACTCGCCAATGCTCCTCAAGGATGGACTAGACATGATGCCAGTGTCGATAAGACTAGCTCCATGATTAAGTTGCGAATTCATTTGGCGCAGCCGCGTATGTCTGAGTTTCATGACTTGGCTATGAAG ATTGCTACTCCTGGAGACAAGCTCTACGGAAAGCACCTCTccaaggaggaggctgaCAAGTTCCTTGCACCGAAGCCCGAGTCCATCCAGGCTGTCCAAGAATGGCTCAAGGGTGCAGGTCTCGGCAATCACGCCGAGGTTGATGGCTCTGGCGACAACATTCTCGTCCATGCTAGTGTTGCGGATGTTGAAAAGTTGCTCCACGCTGAATACAGCCCATTTG TTGCCCAAGATTCCGGCGAGGTCGTCATGAGAACTCTTCAATATAGTCTCCCCGACAATCTCAAGCAGCACATCGACGTTGTGCAGCCCACCACCTACTTCGGCATGAAATCCAACCGCCTCACACAAACTGCCCTGCGCGATGACAAAACGTTCTCGAAGCAGGCTTCCTGCTCAAACAGCAACCCCCGCTGCCTCTCTGAACTGTACAACTATGGCAGTGCCAAAGTCTACTCTAACGGCCGTATGGGCCTCGCCGGTTTCATCGGGCAGTTTGCCAGCAAATCTGACCTCTCCCAGTTCATGAAGAGCCAGGCTACGCAGAACAACACAGGCGAAACTTTCTCCTGCGTGTCCATCAATAACGGTGGCTGCCCTGATAACGAAGCCGGCGTAGAAGCTAATCTCGACACCCAATATGCTCGGGCTATCACCCAGAAGATCCCCAACGTCTTCTACAGCACTGGTGGCTCGCCCCCTACCAATGGCAGCGTCCCTGATAACGAGCCATACCTTGAGTTCCTGAACTACCTTCTCGGCTTATCTGACGGCGACCtccccaacaccatctccattTCATACGGCGACGTCGAATACACCGTGCCAAACGACTACGCCACCAAATGCTGCGACTTGTTCTCCAAGCTAGGTGCCCGCGGCGTCTCCGTCCTCGTCTCTTCTGGTGATTCCGGCGTAGGCGGCAAATGCCCCGGAAAGAAATTCGAAACCGCCTTCCCCGCTGCTTGTCCCTGGGTCACCACCGTTGGAGGCACATCCAGAACTGGTCCTGAGAGGGCCTGGTCCGGGTCTGGAAGCGGCTTCTCTGAGATATTCGCCCAGCCCAGCTACCAGGCTGATATTGTGAACGGCTGGCTCAAGAACGACCAGACTCATCAGGGCCAGAATCCTTACTTTAACGCCTCGGGCCGGGCATACCCGGATATTTCTGCGCTGGCGACAAACTACCCCATCGTTGTGAATGGAGGCACCACTGGTGTTATGGGCACTAGTGCTTCGGCGCCAGTGTTTGCTGGCATTATCCAGCTGTTGAACAGTGATCGTTTGTCGAGCGGGAAGAAGCCGTTGGGTTTCTTGAACCCGTGGTTGTACAGCTCTGCTGCGTCTGCGTTGACGGATATTACGGTCGGATCTAACGGTGGATGTTCAAGTATTAATGGCAAGGGGTTCCAGGCGGTCAAG GGATGGGACCCTGTTACTGGTCTTGGTACGCCTAATTTTGAAAAGTTGTTGAAGGTTTCACAGAGCACGTAA